DNA sequence from the Oxalobacteraceae sp. CFBP 8761 genome:
CCAGCCCTGAAAGCGACGCAGTTTGCAATGATCGAAGACAACTCCACCGTTTGTTCCGTGCTGTTGATCGACGACGAGTCGTTTGCCCAGGACATCATCGCCCATGGCCTCAAGAGCTGTGTTGGCCATCAGCTTCGTTATGAGTCGAGCCCCTCGCGCGCCGTCGAGGTTGCGCGCGATGTCGCTGCGACGGTGGTGATCGTCGATTTGCGCATGCCTGGCGGTCTGGATGGCTTTGATGTGATTGCGATGCTGCGCGCGCATCCGGACACGCATGACGTGCCGGTCATCCTGCTTTCTTCCGAAGACGACCCCGACACCAAGGCCAAGGCCTTTGCCATCGGCGCCAACGACTACATGGTCAAGTGGCCCGATCCGCGTGAGCTGGTGGCGCGTGTGCGGTATCACAGCGGCGCCTGCGTTGCGCGGCGTGAACGTGATGAAGCCTTCGCATCGCTGCGCCTGAGCCAGGAACAACTGGCAGCGAGCCAGATGGCGCTGCACCAGGCGCAAAAGATGGAAGCGATCGGCCAGCTCACCGGCGGTGTGGCCCACGATTTTAATAATGTCCTGCAAATCATCGGCGGCAATCTGCAATTGCTGAAGATGGTCGGCAACCTGAACGATGCTGCGCGTACGCGCGTCGAGATGGCGCTGTCGGGCGTCGAGCGCGGCGCCAAGCTGGCCGCGCACCTGCTGGCCTTCGCGCGGCGCCAGCCGTTGCAATCAGTCGTCATCGACCCGACCCACCTCGTGCGTGAGCTCGACGACATGGCGCGCCGTGTTCTTGGCGCCGGCACCCGGGTCGAGACCGAAGTCGCGCCCGAGCTGGGCAGCACTATGGTCGATCCCAATCAGCTCAACAATGTGCTGCTGAACCTGGTCATCAATGCGCGCGACGCGATGCCCGATGGCGGCACGCTGACCATCCGCGCCATCAACGCGACGGCCGACGACGATTTGCCGCCCGACGTGCCGCACAACGATTACGTGATGCTCGAGATCGCCGATACGGGCAAGGGCATGCCGCCCGACGTGCTGCGCCGGGCGTTCGAGCCGTTCTTCACCACCAAGCCGACGGGCCAGGGCACGGGCCTGGGGCTGTCGATGGCATATGGTTTCGTCAAGCAGTCGGGTGGCGAAATCGTGCTGCGCAGTGAGCCGGGCAAGGGCAGCAGCGTGCGTATCTATCTGCCACGCAGCACCGCAATCCCGGCCGAGCAAGCGGAGGCAGCCGTGCATCCGTCGCTGACGGGCGGCCTGGAAACCATTCTTGTGGTCGAAGACGAAGACGACGTGCGCTCATCGACTTGCGGCATCCTGTCGGCGCTGGGCTACGATGTGCTGGAAGCGCGCGATGCGGCCAGCGCGGCGGCGCTGGTGGAAGAGGGCCGGCATATCGACCTGGTGTTTACCGACGTGATCATGCCGGGGCCGCTGTCGAGCCTGCAATTGGGCGAGATCGTGCGGCGTCACCTACCGGAGTGCGAAGTGCTGTACACGTCGGGCTACGCCGAGGGCGTGCTGACCCACGAAGGCAAGCTGGACGCGTCGGTCCACCTGCTGCAGAAACCCTACCATCCGGACGCGCTCAGTGCGCGCATCCGTCATTTGCTGCGTCGTTCGCGGCGCGCCTCAGGCAAGCCGCAAACGGCCAGTCACTTCGGCTTGATGTAACGGTGCGAGCCTGGCGGCGGCTCGTTGAGCACCGCCCAGAAGATCCCCAGGTCGGCAATGGCGCGCACGAATTCATTGAAATCGACCGGCTTGACCACATACGCATTCACACCCAGCTCGTAGCTGCGGATCACGTCCTGTTCTTCCTTGGACGACGTCAGCATCACCACCGGCACTGACCGCAGTTCGGCGGTGGTGCGGATTTCCTTGAGCACTTCGAGTCCATCGACCTTCGGCAATTTCAGGTCGAGCAGGATCACGGCCGGATTGCCGAGCTGGCGGCCGTCGAATTCGCCGCGCCGGTGCAGATAGTCGAGCGCTTCGGCGCCGTCGCGTGCGACCACGACTTCGTTGGCCAGCTGGCTCTTCGACAGGGCGATGAGGGTGAGCTCCAGGTCGTGGGGATTGTCTTCTACCAGGAGGATGGGCTTAAGCATGGGTGCCTTGTTCTGTGATGGCTTGTTTGGGGAGGGTGAAGGAGAACGTTGCACCTTCGCCCAGGATCGAGTCGGCCCAGACGCGGCCATTGTGGCGTTCAATGATGCGGCGCACGTTGGCCAGGCCGATGCCGGTGCCCTGGAAATCTTCCATCCGGTGCAGGCGCTGGAACACGCCGAACAGCTTGTGCACGTAGTCGCGGTTGAAGCCGGCGCCGTTGTCGGCTACGTGGAACGCGATGTCGTCGCCGGCATCCTCGGCCCAGATCCGGATCACGGCCGGGTCACGCCCGCTGGTGAACTTGACCGCGTTGGACAGCAGGTTGAACATCGCCAGGTGCAGAAAGCTCGGATCGCCCTGCACGACGGGGAGGCGGTCGATGTGCCAGTCGACGCGGCGCTGGCCGATCTCGAGGCCCAGCTTGTCGATGCAGCCCGACACCAGGTCGGTCATGTCGATGCTGGTGGGGCGCAGCGCGGCGCGGCCCATCTGCGAGAACGACAGCAGATCGTCGACCAGCTTGCCGGCCAGGCGCGCCGACTCCTTGATGTTCTTTAAAAAGCGCTGGCGCAGCGCCACGTCTTCGCTGCCGGCCGATTCGAGCAGCAGGTCGGAAAAGCCGGCGATGTGGCGCAGCGGCGCGCGCAGGTCATGCGAGACCGAGTACGAAAACGCTTCGAGTTCCTTGTTGGCGCGGCCCAGTTCTTCGGCCAGTTCGGCCATCTGCTCGGCGCGCTCGAGCGCGATGCCCAGCAGCGCTGTGCGGAACTCGGTGGTCATTTCAATTTCAGCGGCGTGCCACGGCAGGCTGTGGCCGTGGATGGTTTCGCGCCAGGTGGCGAAGCTTTGGCGCGGCGACAACCGGCTCGGCGCACCAGGGGCGGCTTCCTTCTCGTATGGATTGCCGGCCCATTCCACGGTCTGGATCATTTCGGGGCGGAACCACAGCAGATAGTGCTGGTGGATGCGCGAGATCGGCAGCGCCAGCAGGCCGCTGGCATTGTGGAGAAAGGCGCTGGCCGGCGGGTACACGGCGGCGAGCTCGTCGGTGTGGAATACCTCGGTGTGGCCATGCACGGCAAGCCAGGTCGACAGGTCGCGAATAGCGGCGTCGTCCGGCGTATCGCCGTAAGTGAAGATACGTTCGTCTGCCACGATGGCCACGCCGCCGGCGCGGGCAAAGCGCAGCAGCTCGCCGGACACGCCGCGCAGATTGTCGATAAAGTCGGCGCTTTTGGTCAGGCGGCCAAGGATTTCGACCATGATGCGGCGCACGTCCAGGCGGAACTGCAGCTCCGCGCTGTCTTCGCGGCTCTCGACGCACAACGCGAGGATCTGACCGAGCTGTTCACAGGCCGTGCGTTTTTCGACCGATACCGCGCACGGGGCGGCGTTATGACACCCGATCAGCCCCCATAGCTTGCCCTTGACGATCAGTGAGACCGACATCGAGGCCTGCGTGCCCATATTGCGCATGTATTGCAGATGCACGGGCGAGACGCTGCGCAGCGCAGCGTACGTCAGATCGTTACGGGTGCCCGTGGCGGGATTGACCTCAGGTACCAGCGGTGAGGCATCGTAGTCGGCATTCTGGATGACGCGGATCGGCGAGCTCAGGTACAGCTCGCGCGCTTGGGATGGAATATCGCTGGCCGGAAACGACTGATTCAGATACGAGTCGTAGTCGGGCGCTTTGGCTTCGGCCATCACGCGGCCGTGGCCATCGGGGTCGAACCGGTACACCATCACGCGGCCGTAGCCGGTGACGGAACGTATATGGTGGGCCGCCAGCTCGGTCAGCGCAGGGATCGATGCCTGTTCGCCGACCTTGGCGAGAAAATCGGTAATGAGCGGATACAGGTGCCGAAAATCGGCGGGCTCGGCGCGATCGACAGCTTCAAACTCGGCGATCACCAGGCCGTCCCAGACGTGGCCCATCACATCGAAATGGCGGTCGTTGCCAAGCGTGACGGTGCCCAGATACATCGGACGCTGACCAAGCTTGTCGGTGGCCAGTTCGCGCGCCATGCGCTCGCCACAGGCCTTGCCGATGACGGCTGCCAATGGCAAGCCGATCGCCGCTTCCGCCGCCAGACCGGCCAGCGGTAGCAGGTTGGCGCTGGCCTGCAACACGTCGAGTGCAGGCGATAGCGTCAGCATGAAGCCGTGGGGCTGGATACCGCCAGGCGTGCGGATGGGCTCGCTGGCACAGCTGGAAATGTCGAGTTGGTCGGGAGATGCCTGGGTCATGGGCCGTTGGGGTAACGCACAGGTGAGCAGGGCCATATTGTATCGTGAAAGTTTGTTCTCACGTCACGATGTGTCGATTTGTCCCCCCTTCGACGCGCCCTTGAAATGAGAATCGTTCTCATCTAAGATGGGTGTTGGTTCAGGAACAGGAGGCGCAGATGGCCGCATACCGGGAAGCCGACGGCTTGGCTGGCGAACACGTAACGTTGCTACGTGCACATGCCGACGCGCAGGCGCGCTGCAGTGTACTGCTGCAGGAACAGGCCGCGCGCATCGCCACCATGGAGGCGCAGTTGATCCGCGCGCGGGGCGCGACGATCCGCGCTGCGACGGCACTGGCGTGGGAACGCGAAGACCGCGCCGCCCTTGATGCGGCGCTACCGGGCCTGGGCCGACGCGTGGCCTTGGGCCGCCAGGTGGCCACGTTGCAGGCGCGCGTGCATGAGTTGATGCGCGCACTACAGCGCCGTGAGCTGGCCGGGCAGACGGGCAGCGCGGGTCACTCGGCGCACACGCCGGCCGGCTTGGCCGCGGACCTGGAAGCAAGCCTGCAGGCCGCCGATCTGGTGATCTGCCAGACCGGCTGCATGAGCCACGGCGACTACTGGCGCGTGCAAGACCATTGCAAGCGCACCGGCAAGCTGTGCATGCTGGTGGACCAGCCCGACGGCTTGCAGATCGTGCGCATCCACCGGCCCCACGAGGTGTTGTCATCCTGAGCTACAGCGCAAAGAGGATGTCGCTGATCCGGTCGTACAGCGGATCAGCCGATGGCCCTTGATTGGGCCAGTTCAGGATATCGAAGTGGTCGTATCCCGGGTAGTTGCCGAGAAAGTTCCATGTTCCGCGCAGCGCCGTGCCGTTGTAGTCGCGCACCGGATGCCCGCCGGGCGCGCGCATGCTGACGGTGTTGACGACGCCGTCGCTCGGGAACCAGTCGCTGTCGATGCGCACCCGGTTTGGCACATTGACGGTGTAGCTGCCCATGCCGCGCT
Encoded proteins:
- a CDS encoding response regulator — its product is MIEDNSTVCSVLLIDDESFAQDIIAHGLKSCVGHQLRYESSPSRAVEVARDVAATVVIVDLRMPGGLDGFDVIAMLRAHPDTHDVPVILLSSEDDPDTKAKAFAIGANDYMVKWPDPRELVARVRYHSGACVARRERDEAFASLRLSQEQLAASQMALHQAQKMEAIGQLTGGVAHDFNNVLQIIGGNLQLLKMVGNLNDAARTRVEMALSGVERGAKLAAHLLAFARRQPLQSVVIDPTHLVRELDDMARRVLGAGTRVETEVAPELGSTMVDPNQLNNVLLNLVINARDAMPDGGTLTIRAINATADDDLPPDVPHNDYVMLEIADTGKGMPPDVLRRAFEPFFTTKPTGQGTGLGLSMAYGFVKQSGGEIVLRSEPGKGSSVRIYLPRSTAIPAEQAEAAVHPSLTGGLETILVVEDEDDVRSSTCGILSALGYDVLEARDAASAAALVEEGRHIDLVFTDVIMPGPLSSLQLGEIVRRHLPECEVLYTSGYAEGVLTHEGKLDASVHLLQKPYHPDALSARIRHLLRRSRRASGKPQTASHFGLM
- a CDS encoding response regulator, yielding MLKPILLVEDNPHDLELTLIALSKSQLANEVVVARDGAEALDYLHRRGEFDGRQLGNPAVILLDLKLPKVDGLEVLKEIRTTAELRSVPVVMLTSSKEEQDVIRSYELGVNAYVVKPVDFNEFVRAIADLGIFWAVLNEPPPGSHRYIKPK
- a CDS encoding GAF domain-containing protein gives rise to the protein MTQASPDQLDISSCASEPIRTPGGIQPHGFMLTLSPALDVLQASANLLPLAGLAAEAAIGLPLAAVIGKACGERMARELATDKLGQRPMYLGTVTLGNDRHFDVMGHVWDGLVIAEFEAVDRAEPADFRHLYPLITDFLAKVGEQASIPALTELAAHHIRSVTGYGRVMVYRFDPDGHGRVMAEAKAPDYDSYLNQSFPASDIPSQARELYLSSPIRVIQNADYDASPLVPEVNPATGTRNDLTYAALRSVSPVHLQYMRNMGTQASMSVSLIVKGKLWGLIGCHNAAPCAVSVEKRTACEQLGQILALCVESREDSAELQFRLDVRRIMVEILGRLTKSADFIDNLRGVSGELLRFARAGGVAIVADERIFTYGDTPDDAAIRDLSTWLAVHGHTEVFHTDELAAVYPPASAFLHNASGLLALPISRIHQHYLLWFRPEMIQTVEWAGNPYEKEAAPGAPSRLSPRQSFATWRETIHGHSLPWHAAEIEMTTEFRTALLGIALERAEQMAELAEELGRANKELEAFSYSVSHDLRAPLRHIAGFSDLLLESAGSEDVALRQRFLKNIKESARLAGKLVDDLLSFSQMGRAALRPTSIDMTDLVSGCIDKLGLEIGQRRVDWHIDRLPVVQGDPSFLHLAMFNLLSNAVKFTSGRDPAVIRIWAEDAGDDIAFHVADNGAGFNRDYVHKLFGVFQRLHRMEDFQGTGIGLANVRRIIERHNGRVWADSILGEGATFSFTLPKQAITEQGTHA
- a CDS encoding DUF2325 domain-containing protein, which translates into the protein MAAYREADGLAGEHVTLLRAHADAQARCSVLLQEQAARIATMEAQLIRARGATIRAATALAWEREDRAALDAALPGLGRRVALGRQVATLQARVHELMRALQRRELAGQTGSAGHSAHTPAGLAADLEASLQAADLVICQTGCMSHGDYWRVQDHCKRTGKLCMLVDQPDGLQIVRIHRPHEVLSS